A region from the Aegilops tauschii subsp. strangulata cultivar AL8/78 chromosome 5, Aet v6.0, whole genome shotgun sequence genome encodes:
- the LOC109751004 gene encoding uncharacterized protein, translated as MSVEILDGRTVQSFVEDEGAFNASVDGRFAALDADHDGRLCYSEMAGEIMSLRVLEKHFGVDDAGAVGPDELAKLYRVLFARFDRDGDGGVDREEFRAEMKEVMLAVANGLGFMPVQMVVEEGSFLKVAVDRELARAA; from the coding sequence ATGAGCGTGGAGATCCTGGACGGGAGGACGGTGCAGAGCTTCGTGGAGGACGAGGGCGCCTTCAACGCCTCCGTCGATGGACGCTTCGCGGCCCTCGACGCCGACCACGACGGCCGGCTCTGCTACAGCGAGATGGCCGGGGAGATCATGAGCCTCCGTGTCCTCGAGAAGCACTTCGGTGTCGACGACGCCGGCGCCGTTGGTCCCGACGAGCTCGCAAAGCTCTACCGCGTTCTGTTCGCGCGCTTCGaccgcgacggcgacggcggggtggACCGGGAAGAGTTCCGGGCGGAGATGAAGGAGGTCATGCTCGCCGTGGCCAACGGGCTCGGCTTCATGCCGGTGCAGATGGTGGTCGAGGAGGGGAGCTTTCTCAAGGTGGCCGTGGACCGGGAGCTGGCCAGAGCTGCCTGA